One window from the genome of Luteithermobacter gelatinilyticus encodes:
- a CDS encoding Lrp/AsnC family transcriptional regulator, protein MAKKKSLDKIDLKILSILQNDARITNHDLSQKVGLSPSSCLQRVRKLEEEGYIEGYMANINLDMICRTVTVLVTVSLHEHTNDNFKAFEEAIEKFPEIVECYTVSGNFDYFLRIVCPDMNSYLKLNDDLISNMEGVANISSHVALAHTKPFRGYALDRLVE, encoded by the coding sequence ATGGCGAAAAAGAAGTCTCTTGATAAGATTGATTTGAAGATTCTTTCGATTTTACAGAATGATGCGCGTATCACCAATCATGATCTGTCCCAGAAGGTAGGGCTATCTCCGAGTTCCTGCCTGCAACGGGTGCGAAAGCTTGAAGAGGAAGGGTATATTGAAGGATATATGGCAAACATCAATCTGGATATGATCTGCCGGACCGTGACAGTCCTGGTCACTGTTAGCCTTCATGAACATACCAATGACAATTTCAAGGCCTTTGAGGAAGCCATCGAAAAATTCCCGGAAATAGTGGAATGCTACACGGTGAGCGGCAATTTTGATTATTTCCTGCGGATTGTCTGTCCTGACATGAACAGCTATCTCAAGCTCAATGATGATCTGATCAGCAATATGGAAGGTGTGGCTAATATATCGAGCCATGTGGCGCTTGCCCATACCAAACCGTTTCGTGGTTATGCACTTGATCGGCTTGTCGAATAA
- the gatC gene encoding Asp-tRNA(Asn)/Glu-tRNA(Gln) amidotransferase subunit GatC, protein MSVDKDTVAKIANLARITVPEDKLEPLAGELNNILDWVEMLSEVDTDGVDPMTSVVEASLPMREDKVTDGGYREDILANAPAAEHGFFAVPKVIE, encoded by the coding sequence ATGTCTGTTGATAAGGATACTGTCGCGAAAATCGCGAACCTTGCCCGGATTACTGTGCCCGAGGACAAGCTGGAGCCGTTGGCCGGGGAACTCAATAATATTCTTGATTGGGTAGAAATGCTGTCCGAAGTGGATACGGACGGGGTGGATCCCATGACCAGCGTGGTTGAAGCCAGTCTACCCATGCGGGAAGACAAGGTCACCGACGGTGGTTATCGAGAGGATATCCTGGCCAATGCACCGGCGGCTGAACATGGCTTTTTTGCCGTTCCCAAGGTCATCGAATAG
- the gatA gene encoding Asp-tRNA(Asn)/Glu-tRNA(Gln) amidotransferase subunit GatA — MTELTKLTLAEARDGLKAGDFTSREITEQHLEAIEDASELNAYIVTTAEQALDMAERADAMIRAGEAKAMTGLPVGIKDLFCTKGVHSCAASHILDGFKPLYESTVTAQMWQDGAVMLGKLNMDEFAMGSSNETSYYGPAINPWRAEGSDKKLVPGGSSGGSTAAVAADIALAATGTDTGGSIRQPASFTGLVGLKPTYGRCSRWGIIAFASSLDQAGPITKTVRDAAIMLESMAGHDPKDSTSINVPVPHYEAALTGDIRGLKVGIPKEYRVDGMPAEIEKLWQQGIGWLKDAGAEIVDISLPHTKYALPTYYIVAPAEASSNLARYDGVKYGLRVSGDSLAEMYSNTRAAGFGDEVKRRVLIGTYVLSAGYYDAYYLKAQKVRSLIARDFSKAYEQVDVILTPTAPSAAFALGEKSDDPLAMYLNDVFTVPASLAGLPGISVPAGLSAEKLPLGLQLLGKPFDEETVLRTADVLEQAAGFTAKPQNWWSRNGGEK; from the coding sequence ATGACAGAACTGACAAAACTGACCCTCGCCGAAGCCCGCGACGGACTGAAAGCCGGCGACTTCACTTCCCGCGAGATTACCGAACAGCATCTGGAAGCAATTGAAGATGCCAGTGAATTGAACGCCTATATTGTCACAACTGCCGAACAGGCGCTGGACATGGCGGAGCGGGCTGATGCCATGATCCGTGCGGGCGAGGCCAAGGCCATGACCGGTTTGCCCGTGGGCATCAAGGATCTGTTTTGTACCAAGGGGGTGCACAGCTGCGCGGCGAGTCATATTCTTGACGGTTTCAAGCCGCTCTATGAATCCACCGTGACCGCCCAGATGTGGCAGGACGGGGCCGTGATGCTTGGCAAATTGAACATGGATGAGTTCGCCATGGGCTCCTCCAATGAAACCAGCTATTACGGTCCGGCCATTAACCCTTGGCGGGCGGAAGGTTCCGACAAGAAACTTGTGCCGGGGGGATCTTCTGGCGGGTCGACGGCGGCTGTTGCCGCGGATATTGCGCTGGCGGCCACCGGCACGGATACTGGCGGCTCTATCCGGCAACCGGCATCCTTTACCGGCCTTGTGGGCCTGAAACCCACCTATGGGCGCTGCTCTCGCTGGGGCATTATCGCCTTTGCCTCTTCGCTGGATCAGGCGGGGCCGATCACCAAGACGGTGCGGGATGCGGCGATCATGCTGGAAAGCATGGCAGGGCATGACCCTAAGGATTCAACTTCGATCAATGTGCCGGTTCCCCATTACGAAGCGGCTCTGACCGGGGACATTCGTGGTCTGAAAGTGGGTATTCCCAAGGAATACCGGGTGGACGGCATGCCGGCGGAAATTGAAAAACTGTGGCAGCAGGGGATCGGCTGGCTGAAAGATGCGGGGGCCGAAATTGTGGATATCAGCCTGCCGCATACCAAATATGCCCTGCCCACCTATTATATTGTGGCGCCGGCGGAGGCTTCATCCAACCTGGCGCGTTATGATGGGGTAAAATATGGGCTCAGGGTTTCTGGCGACAGTCTGGCGGAAATGTACAGCAATACCCGTGCCGCAGGGTTTGGCGACGAAGTCAAGCGTCGGGTTCTGATCGGCACCTATGTACTGTCCGCCGGCTATTACGACGCCTATTACCTGAAGGCGCAAAAGGTGCGCAGCCTGATTGCCCGGGATTTCTCAAAAGCCTATGAGCAGGTGGATGTGATCCTCACCCCCACAGCGCCGAGTGCGGCCTTTGCTCTTGGCGAAAAGTCCGACGATCCTCTGGCCATGTATCTCAATGACGTCTTTACCGTGCCGGCAAGCCTGGCCGGTCTTCCGGGAATCTCTGTCCCGGCGGGATTGAGCGCGGAGAAACTACCGCTGGGGCTGCAACTCTTAGGCAAACCCTTTGATGAAGAAACAGTGCTGCGGACGGCAGACGTTCTGGAGCAGGCGGCCGGCTTTACTGCCAAACCGCAAAACTGGTGGTCACGCAACGGGGGAGAGAAATAA
- the gatB gene encoding Asp-tRNA(Asn)/Glu-tRNA(Gln) amidotransferase subunit GatB: MVKIIQGATGDWEIIIGLEVHAQVISEAKLFSGSSTAFGAEPNTQVSFVDAAMPGMLPVINKECVRQAIRTGLALQAKINTYSVFDRKNYFYADLPQGYQISQYKHPIVGEGEIHLDLENGETRVVGIERIHLEQDAGKSMHDQHPEMTYVDLNRSGVALMEIVSKPDMRSSEEAGAYLRKLRTILRYIGTCDGNMEQGSMRADVNVSVRRPGEPLGTRCEIKNVNSVRFVMQAIEYEANRQVAILEDGGVIEQETRLFDPNTGKTRSMRSKEEAHDYRYFPDPDLLPLEFTEEFVREIAADLPELPDAKKARFIEDLKIPAYNAGVLVAEKENAAYFEQVLDALEKMTGKDKHEFATQVSNWVTGDLFGALNKLGCTITDSPIPPEHGAELLKLQMDGTISGRIAKDVFEIMLTSDQSPEQIVEEKGLKQVSDTGTIEAFIDEVMAANADKVEEYRAGKEKLLGFFVGQVMKKTQGKANPQLVNQLLLQKLKG, translated from the coding sequence ATGGTGAAGATTATTCAGGGCGCCACGGGGGATTGGGAAATTATCATCGGGCTTGAAGTTCATGCCCAGGTGATTTCCGAAGCCAAGCTGTTTTCCGGTTCCTCCACGGCGTTTGGGGCAGAGCCCAACACGCAGGTCAGTTTTGTGGATGCGGCTATGCCTGGCATGTTACCCGTGATCAACAAGGAATGTGTGCGGCAGGCAATCCGGACGGGTCTTGCGCTTCAGGCCAAGATCAATACCTATTCCGTTTTTGACCGCAAAAACTATTTTTATGCCGATCTGCCCCAAGGGTATCAGATTTCCCAGTATAAACACCCCATTGTGGGAGAAGGGGAAATCCACCTGGATCTGGAAAATGGGGAAACCCGGGTAGTGGGGATCGAACGGATTCACCTGGAACAGGATGCCGGCAAGTCCATGCATGATCAGCATCCAGAAATGACCTATGTGGATCTCAACCGCTCCGGCGTGGCACTGATGGAAATTGTCTCCAAACCGGATATGCGCTCTTCTGAGGAAGCCGGGGCTTACCTGAGAAAACTTAGAACCATTTTGCGTTATATCGGTACCTGTGATGGCAATATGGAGCAGGGCAGCATGCGCGCTGACGTCAATGTGTCCGTGCGCCGGCCGGGTGAACCGCTGGGAACACGTTGCGAAATCAAAAATGTTAACAGCGTGCGGTTTGTGATGCAGGCCATTGAATATGAAGCCAACCGCCAGGTCGCCATTCTGGAAGACGGCGGGGTAATAGAGCAGGAAACCCGGCTGTTTGATCCAAATACGGGCAAGACCCGTTCCATGCGGTCCAAGGAAGAGGCCCACGACTATCGCTATTTCCCTGATCCGGACCTGCTGCCTCTGGAGTTTACCGAGGAGTTTGTGCGCGAGATTGCCGCAGATTTGCCGGAATTGCCGGATGCGAAAAAGGCCCGGTTCATCGAGGACTTGAAAATCCCTGCCTATAATGCCGGGGTGCTGGTGGCAGAAAAAGAAAATGCCGCTTATTTTGAACAGGTTCTGGATGCTCTGGAAAAAATGACCGGCAAGGATAAACATGAATTTGCCACCCAGGTGTCCAACTGGGTGACCGGTGACTTGTTTGGGGCGTTAAACAAGTTGGGATGTACCATTACCGACAGTCCGATCCCGCCAGAACATGGCGCGGAGCTGCTGAAACTGCAGATGGATGGCACAATTTCTGGACGCATCGCCAAAGACGTGTTTGAAATTATGCTCACCTCCGACCAGTCTCCGGAACAGATTGTGGAGGAAAAGGGCCTGAAACAGGTGTCAGATACCGGCACCATCGAGGCTTTCATCGACGAGGTGATGGCGGCCAATGCCGATAAGGTCGAAGAATATCGTGCCGGGAAGGAAAAACTGCTCGGCTTCTTTGTCGGACAAGTCATGAAAAAGACTCAAGGCAAAGCCAATCCGCAACTGGTGAACCAGTTGTTGTTGCAAAAACTCAAGGGCTGA
- a CDS encoding SEL1-like repeat protein, which yields MGRLDDSYLTTRFQEADRGAPEALYDLGLLYSVGQGVEQNNVEAHKWFNLAAIRGMKSAQIDRAEVAEYMSPQEIAEAQKKAREWLATH from the coding sequence ATGGGTCGGTTGGATGATAGTTATCTTACAACAAGGTTTCAGGAAGCGGACCGGGGCGCGCCAGAGGCGCTTTATGATCTGGGACTGCTGTATTCCGTCGGGCAAGGGGTTGAACAGAATAATGTCGAAGCCCATAAATGGTTCAACCTGGCGGCCATTCGCGGCATGAAAAGTGCTCAGATTGATCGGGCCGAAGTGGCGGAATATATGTCACCGCAGGAAATCGCCGAAGCGCAGAAAAAAGCCCGCGAGTGGCTGGCGACTCATTAA
- a CDS encoding DUF692 domain-containing protein — translation MTQKPFLGYGLGLRPDHFEAILNDTPSSDRPSVDWFEIISENFMVPGGKPRHYLERIRERYPLVMHGVSLSIGSTDPLNMEYLEDLKDLARTVNPQWISDHLCWTGQDGLNLHDLMPLPYTEESLNHVVRRIRQVQDYLEQHILIENVSSYLTYNQSDMTEWAFLREIAEQANCYILLDINNIYVSAFNHDFDPEDYLKAMPKERVYQFHLAGHEHNGDYIVDTHDHPVAAEVWALYRRALEHFGPVSTMIERDDHIPPYEDLLAELTQARRIAQEVVGSQKGMRQEATS, via the coding sequence ATGACGCAGAAACCTTTTCTTGGTTATGGTCTGGGGCTGAGACCGGATCATTTCGAGGCCATTCTTAACGATACACCTTCTTCTGACCGTCCGTCCGTTGACTGGTTTGAAATCATTTCGGAAAATTTTATGGTGCCCGGCGGCAAACCACGTCATTATCTGGAGCGCATCCGGGAGCGGTATCCCCTGGTCATGCATGGGGTATCCCTGTCTATTGGCTCCACCGACCCCCTGAATATGGAGTATCTGGAGGATCTGAAAGATCTGGCAAGGACGGTGAACCCGCAATGGATTTCGGATCATTTATGTTGGACGGGGCAGGATGGGCTCAATCTGCATGATCTGATGCCGTTGCCCTATACAGAAGAAAGCCTGAACCATGTGGTCAGGCGAATACGCCAGGTGCAGGATTACCTGGAACAGCATATCCTTATCGAGAATGTATCCAGCTATCTCACTTACAATCAGTCCGACATGACAGAATGGGCGTTTTTGCGCGAAATTGCCGAACAGGCGAATTGTTATATCCTGCTGGACATTAACAATATTTATGTCAGCGCCTTTAATCATGACTTCGATCCGGAAGACTATCTGAAAGCCATGCCGAAAGAACGTGTTTATCAGTTCCATCTCGCGGGCCATGAACATAACGGCGATTATATTGTAGATACCCATGACCACCCGGTCGCTGCAGAGGTCTGGGCCTTATACCGGCGGGCGCTGGAACATTTCGGGCCGGTATCCACCATGATCGAACGGGATGACCATATCCCCCCCTATGAAGACCTGCTGGCAGAATTGACCCAGGCCCGTCGCATTGCACAAGAAGTGGTCGGATCACAAAAGGGTATGAGGCAGGAGGCGACGTCATGA
- a CDS encoding DNA-binding domain-containing protein yields MTSLSRLQALFRQAVTAEAGEAAHEFLGEVAPDGRIGPEKRLHIYAHAYQARLRETLQKDYPVLQSMLGEAAFGTLCDAYARAHPSRHPSLRFYGQHLSAFLRKEPPYRNLPALAEMAAFEWGFVNVFDAPDASAVCVEDVARIPPPAWTTLRLGFHPSLSLQQTKWNVTAIWSSVSREEQPVLPQELAAPVIVIQWRRDLVSYFRTLDPDEAEVLPLALRQESFPVLCEQLFREQGEQAPLRAAELLKRWVSEGLVVALDYADVATPH; encoded by the coding sequence ATGACGTCATTGAGCCGGCTTCAAGCGTTGTTCAGACAAGCGGTCACGGCAGAGGCCGGGGAGGCGGCTCATGAGTTTCTGGGAGAAGTTGCCCCTGACGGTCGGATCGGGCCGGAAAAGCGGCTTCATATTTATGCCCACGCTTATCAGGCGCGGCTTCGGGAAACCTTGCAAAAGGATTATCCTGTGCTGCAGAGCATGTTGGGAGAGGCGGCATTCGGGACATTGTGCGATGCCTATGCCCGGGCCCACCCCTCCCGGCATCCTTCCCTGCGGTTTTACGGACAGCATCTTTCCGCCTTTTTGCGAAAGGAGCCCCCTTATAGAAATTTGCCGGCCCTTGCCGAAATGGCGGCGTTTGAATGGGGATTTGTAAACGTTTTCGATGCCCCTGACGCATCGGCTGTTTGCGTGGAAGATGTCGCCCGTATTCCGCCGCCGGCGTGGACGACCCTGCGCCTTGGGTTTCATCCCTCCTTATCCCTTCAGCAGACAAAATGGAATGTAACGGCCATATGGTCTTCGGTTAGCCGTGAGGAGCAACCTGTTCTGCCCCAGGAACTGGCGGCACCGGTTATTGTCATACAGTGGCGACGTGATCTGGTCAGTTATTTCCGTACGCTGGATCCGGATGAGGCGGAGGTGCTGCCTCTGGCGCTTCGTCAGGAAAGTTTTCCCGTCCTGTGTGAACAGCTGTTCCGTGAACAGGGGGAACAAGCCCCGTTAAGGGCGGCTGAACTTCTCAAACGCTGGGTTTCAGAAGGGCTTGTCGTGGCGCTGGATTATGCCGACGTCGCGACACCTCACTAA
- a CDS encoding DUF2282 domain-containing protein, whose amino-acid sequence MSKLKEKTTSALLISAMATAVSLTAAPGGALAGDKAVEKCYGVAKAGKNDCATATSSCAGTSKVDGQKDAWIYVPEGTCSKLVGGSTSPKK is encoded by the coding sequence ATGTCAAAGCTCAAAGAAAAAACCACATCTGCACTTCTGATCTCCGCCATGGCGACGGCAGTCAGCCTCACGGCGGCACCGGGCGGGGCTCTGGCTGGCGATAAAGCGGTCGAGAAATGTTACGGTGTGGCTAAAGCAGGGAAAAACGACTGCGCTACTGCCACAAGCTCCTGTGCCGGGACGTCCAAGGTAGATGGACAGAAAGACGCCTGGATTTATGTTCCCGAAGGCACATGCAGCAAGCTGGTCGGGGGCAGCACGTCCCCCAAAAAATAA
- a CDS encoding DUF692 domain-containing protein: MQWAQETIPASAGIGLKAQHYQDILAEKPAIGWVEVHTENYMGEGGAAHYYLGKIREDYPLSLHGVGLSLGSADGLDQDHLDRIKQVMDRYDPGLISEHVSFSTINGQYFNDLLPLPYTEEALKILCENIMRCQDHLGRRLLVENPSTYLEYNESHIPEYEFLNETVARTGCGLLLDINNIYVSCSNHGRECHEYLRQIRPEAVAEYHLAGHTEKVWRNRVLRIDDHGANVSREVWELYEKTLELMGPRPTLIEWDTNVPSLLTLLQEAERAEHFLGAAKHSPGPAPLGRLK; the protein is encoded by the coding sequence ATGCAGTGGGCACAAGAGACAATTCCGGCATCGGCCGGAATTGGCCTCAAGGCCCAGCATTATCAGGACATTCTTGCAGAAAAACCCGCCATTGGCTGGGTGGAAGTTCATACGGAAAATTATATGGGTGAGGGGGGCGCCGCCCATTATTACCTGGGTAAGATCCGGGAAGATTATCCCTTGTCGCTGCATGGCGTGGGGTTGTCCCTGGGATCAGCCGATGGGCTGGATCAGGACCATCTGGACCGGATCAAGCAGGTGATGGACCGATATGATCCGGGGCTGATTTCGGAACATGTTTCCTTCAGCACCATCAATGGGCAGTATTTCAACGATCTTCTTCCCCTGCCTTATACGGAAGAGGCGCTGAAAATTTTATGTGAAAACATAATGCGATGCCAGGACCATCTGGGGCGCAGACTCCTGGTGGAAAACCCATCTACCTATCTGGAATACAACGAAAGCCATATCCCCGAATATGAGTTTCTCAATGAAACCGTTGCTCGCACCGGTTGTGGCCTGTTGCTGGACATTAACAATATTTACGTGAGTTGCAGCAATCACGGCCGGGAATGTCACGAGTATCTGCGCCAGATCCGTCCGGAGGCGGTGGCGGAATATCATTTGGCGGGCCATACGGAAAAGGTCTGGCGCAACCGGGTCTTGCGCATAGATGATCATGGGGCCAATGTCTCGCGGGAGGTGTGGGAGCTGTATGAAAAGACACTGGAGTTGATGGGCCCCCGACCCACCTTGATCGAATGGGATACCAATGTGCCCTCTCTGCTCACACTCTTGCAGGAAGCAGAGCGGGCCGAACACTTCCTGGGGGCGGCAAAACACTCTCCGGGGCCTGCCCCTCTCGGGAGGCTGAAATGA
- a CDS encoding DNA-binding domain-containing protein, giving the protein MKLGRLQIAFRQALLSGDPAALARYVKGAKAEAGERVQIHQNNVLLSLKAALADNFPVVHKLVGDDFFQALSGEYIRKFPPQSPVLAEYGANFPTFLTTFRGAKDHPYLADMARFERGIIRAARARDAIPLDPAGIEGEGFAHLEEMVLHFLPSVELFESPYPILEIWRSNQPDYAGNDRISLDQGGSRLAVYRPHLEVLFLRLEAANFDFIRLLKKPKPLGQAVRDILADYPDFDLQGALALILGARLVEAYSY; this is encoded by the coding sequence ATGAAACTTGGCCGGCTTCAGATTGCGTTCCGGCAGGCGCTTCTGAGTGGTGACCCTGCGGCCTTGGCCCGATATGTCAAAGGGGCCAAAGCCGAAGCCGGGGAAAGGGTGCAAATTCATCAAAATAATGTCCTTCTCTCCCTCAAAGCAGCGCTGGCGGACAATTTTCCTGTGGTGCACAAGCTGGTTGGGGATGATTTTTTTCAGGCGTTGAGTGGGGAATATATTCGCAAATTTCCCCCGCAGTCCCCGGTTCTTGCGGAATATGGCGCCAATTTTCCGACATTTCTGACAACCTTCCGGGGGGCGAAGGATCACCCTTATCTTGCAGATATGGCCCGGTTTGAACGGGGTATCATCCGTGCTGCCCGAGCCCGGGATGCAATTCCGCTGGATCCGGCGGGGATAGAAGGGGAGGGGTTTGCGCATCTTGAGGAAATGGTGTTGCACTTTCTGCCTTCTGTAGAGCTGTTTGAAAGTCCTTATCCCATTCTTGAGATCTGGCGCAGCAACCAGCCGGACTATGCAGGAAATGACCGGATATCACTGGATCAAGGGGGGAGCCGTCTGGCGGTCTATCGGCCGCATCTGGAGGTGCTTTTTTTGCGTTTAGAGGCGGCGAATTTTGACTTTATCCGCTTGTTGAAAAAACCGAAACCGCTTGGGCAGGCGGTGCGGGATATCCTGGCGGATTACCCGGATTTTGACCTTCAGGGTGCGCTCGCATTGATTTTGGGCGCTCGGCTTGTCGAAGCCTATTCTTATTAG
- a CDS encoding DoxX family protein — protein sequence MIHKLDKTIHYGKKTIQMAGCIPESMILLLARLGMGGIFWRSGMTKITLEQDAANFTLDQFLQVITLKWQVSDFTYVLFEGDYDVPVLPPELAAHMALLAELTLPVLLLIGLASRLSALAMLGMTAVIQTFVYPGLWPDHSLWAAALLLLIAKGSGKISVDHLIARKLK from the coding sequence ATGATACATAAGCTGGACAAAACGATTCACTATGGGAAAAAAACCATTCAGATGGCGGGGTGTATCCCGGAAAGTATGATCTTACTGTTGGCCCGTCTGGGCATGGGAGGGATCTTCTGGCGGTCAGGCATGACCAAGATCACCCTTGAACAGGATGCGGCAAATTTCACGCTGGACCAGTTCCTTCAGGTCATCACCCTGAAATGGCAGGTTTCCGACTTCACCTATGTATTGTTCGAAGGTGATTATGATGTGCCGGTTCTGCCACCGGAGCTGGCGGCGCATATGGCGTTGCTGGCTGAATTGACTTTGCCGGTATTATTGCTGATTGGTCTGGCCAGCCGGCTGTCGGCCTTGGCGATGTTGGGTATGACCGCAGTGATTCAGACGTTTGTCTATCCCGGGTTATGGCCGGATCATTCCTTGTGGGCCGCGGCGCTGTTATTGCTGATTGCCAAAGGTAGCGGCAAGATTTCGGTCGATCATCTGATTGCCCGGAAATTGAAATAA
- a CDS encoding iron-sulfur cluster assembly scaffold protein, with product MIDALYQKSILKQAALAVGHGALENAILHYTLHNPLCGDRITVYLNAEQDIIHDFRHETRACVLCQASASLLGQHLAGEPSARLREVCAILMAGLEENTLDSVSWPAEKWQDFSMFAPVAPHKNRHTCVTLPLQAILKALDSTSLAARKARETTG from the coding sequence ATGATCGACGCGTTATATCAAAAATCAATCCTGAAACAGGCGGCGCTGGCGGTCGGCCATGGGGCGCTGGAGAATGCTATCCTGCATTACACCCTGCACAACCCCCTGTGCGGTGACCGCATTACAGTTTATCTCAACGCCGAACAGGATATTATTCATGATTTTCGTCATGAAACCCGGGCCTGCGTGTTATGTCAGGCCAGTGCTTCCCTGTTAGGACAACATTTGGCAGGAGAGCCCTCAGCTCGGCTTCGCGAGGTCTGCGCCATACTGATGGCGGGTCTGGAAGAAAACACACTGGACAGTGTTTCATGGCCTGCAGAAAAATGGCAGGACTTTTCGATGTTTGCGCCCGTAGCGCCCCATAAGAACCGCCATACTTGTGTGACCCTTCCCCTTCAGGCGATTCTAAAAGCCCTGGACAGTACTTCTCTTGCCGCCCGAAAGGCGCGGGAGACGACGGGCTAA